A stretch of the Lineus longissimus chromosome 10, tnLinLong1.2, whole genome shotgun sequence genome encodes the following:
- the LOC135494367 gene encoding uncharacterized protein LOC135494367, which yields MSAINWLTILQHQFISANYCPISKCCIKTKENSGHQQGLREPKMYSTREESIVTTFVFLPVTTVTPFESYEWMLRGIDVMQKWWPIGQIVVGVFGNVMSLLVTTRKDNRKISTCCFMSGLACVDTMVLLVDACYRVAIFHGLGKGFEENFAFLSIAKFAGNAFGMTSGLFLAEMSLDRAIAVSLPMKAASICTASRATKVISFTFVAMMVCNLQTFFTYEIPDPPNATLIRHIPNARWLEPFLNIGLLIFGTIIPFSVLIVCNIVIIVKVRIAASKRGKMEQKSSKSSAENSMTIMLVMTSFAYLVCSSPLRIYETLPVYNLSEPYWAARYSFEFWVCLVIWHLNFVVNFYIYFLCGGKKFRQDAKKVLLICYN from the exons ATGAGTGCGATCAATTGGCTAACAATACTCCAGCACCAGTTTATATCAGCGAACTACTGCCCAATAAGTAAATGCTGCATTAAGACAAAAGAGAACTCTGGTCATCAGCAAGGACTCAGAGAGCCCAAGATGTACTCAACACGCGAAGAGAGCATTGTCACGACGTTCGTCTTTTTGCCGGTTACGACTGTTACCCCATTTGAGTCCTACGAATGGATGCTCCGTGGTATAGATGTCATGCAAAAATGGTGGCCTATCGGGCAAATCGTTGTCGGAGTTTTTGGCAACGTGATGTCACTTCTAGTGACGACGAGGAAAGACAATAGGAAGATTAGCACCTGCTGCTTCATGTCGGGATTAGCCTGCGTTGATACCATGGTTCTTCTAGTCGATGCGTGCTATCGAGTCGCTATTTTCCATGGCCTTGGCAAAGGCTTCGAAGAAAACTTCGCTTTTCTTAG CATAGCGAAGTTCGCCGGCAATGCGTTCGGTATGACGTCGGGCCTTTTCCTCGCCGAGATGAGCTTAGACCGAGCTATAGCTGTCAGCCTCCCGATGAAGGCCGCCTCTATCTGCACCGCGTCAAGAGCAACCAAGGTCATCTCTTTCACATTCGTAGCCATGATGGTCTGTAACTTGCAGACGTTTTTCACTTACGAAATCCCCGATCCACCAAACGCCACTCTTATCAGACACATCCCAAATGCGAGGTGGCTGGAACCATTTTTGAATATAGGGTTATTAATTTTCGGTACCATAATACCATTTTCGGTTTTGATTGTCTGTAATATTGTCATCATCGTAAAGGTGAGGATAGCGGCATCAAAGAGGGGTAAAATGGAGCAGAAATCATCGAAATCATCGGCTGAAAATAGTATGACAATCATGctcgtgatgacgtcatttgcatATCTAGTCTGTTCGTCGCCACTGCGGATCTATGAAACATTACCAGTGTACAATTTGAGCGAACCCTATTGGGCTGCGCGGTATTCATTCGAATTTTGGGTATGTTTGGTGATATGGCATCTTAATTTTGTGGTGAATTTCTACATCTACTTCTTGTGTGGTGGTAAGAAATTTCGCCAGGATGCAAAGAAGGTCTTACTGATCTGTTACAATTAA